A single Hydrogenobacter hydrogenophilus DNA region contains:
- the ffh gene encoding signal recognition particle protein: MFDLLIERFNKSLSKLSSTRKITEKQVNDVLREIRTALLEADVDYDVAKAFLKRVRERVLTEDLKKNISPTDSIVLTVYEELTNILGGEKADIKKGTVLFVGLQGTGKTTTIGKVAHFLKNQGFKVAVASTDVRRPAAMLQLEKLAERVGVPYYRFDETSPVSIAVKSKERALKEGMDYLLLDTAGRLHVDEELMQELKQIKEAVKPSEVLYVADAMQGQEALRVAKVFHETVPLTGVILTKMDGDARGGVALSVKSAIGVPIKFVGVGEKIEDLEVFYPDRIAQRILGLGDIQSLAEKAQQVIPEDEAQVLATKIMRGEFDLEDMLKQIRFIKSMGPLDKLLGMLPGIGAQLKNVKIDEKKFKKTEAIILSMTKEERKNPKIINMSRKVRIAKGSGTTVGDVNKVLKEYEEMKKAIKSMRGLLSGGSLPKFPFRF; this comes from the coding sequence ATGTTTGACCTGCTAATAGAAAGGTTTAATAAGAGTCTCTCTAAGCTAAGTAGCACAAGAAAAATTACCGAAAAGCAAGTTAACGATGTTCTCAGAGAAATAAGAACTGCGCTTTTGGAAGCGGATGTGGATTATGATGTTGCAAAAGCTTTTCTCAAAAGGGTAAGGGAAAGAGTGCTGACTGAAGACCTCAAAAAGAACATCTCACCCACCGACAGTATAGTGCTTACCGTATACGAAGAGCTGACTAACATACTGGGTGGAGAAAAAGCGGACATAAAGAAGGGAACTGTGCTTTTTGTAGGTTTGCAAGGTACAGGCAAAACTACCACTATAGGTAAAGTAGCTCATTTTCTCAAAAACCAAGGCTTTAAAGTGGCTGTTGCTTCAACAGATGTGAGAAGACCCGCAGCCATGCTACAGCTGGAAAAGCTTGCAGAAAGGGTAGGCGTCCCTTACTACCGCTTTGATGAAACCTCACCCGTGAGTATAGCTGTCAAATCAAAGGAAAGGGCTTTAAAGGAAGGAATGGATTACCTACTTCTTGACACCGCAGGAAGATTGCACGTGGACGAAGAGCTCATGCAAGAACTCAAGCAGATAAAGGAAGCAGTGAAGCCTTCAGAAGTGCTCTACGTTGCTGACGCTATGCAAGGACAAGAAGCTCTGCGCGTGGCAAAGGTCTTTCACGAAACTGTTCCACTGACTGGGGTTATTCTTACCAAGATGGACGGAGACGCACGAGGTGGAGTAGCTCTTTCTGTGAAGTCCGCTATAGGTGTGCCCATAAAGTTCGTAGGTGTTGGAGAAAAGATAGAGGACTTAGAAGTTTTTTATCCTGACAGGATAGCTCAGAGAATTTTGGGACTTGGAGACATACAAAGTCTTGCAGAAAAAGCCCAGCAAGTCATACCAGAAGATGAGGCTCAGGTGCTTGCTACAAAGATCATGAGAGGAGAGTTTGACCTTGAGGACATGCTCAAGCAGATAAGGTTTATAAAGAGTATGGGACCCTTAGACAAACTTCTGGGTATGTTGCCGGGAATAGGTGCACAACTAAAGAATGTGAAGATAGACGAAAAGAAGTTCAAGAAGACAGAAGCCATAATCCTCTCCATGACGAAAGAGGAAAGAAAAAATCCCAAGATCATCAATATGAGTAGGAAAGTAAGGATAGCAAAAGGTAGCGGTACCACTGTAGGAGATGTGAACAAGGTTTTAAAAGAGTACGAGGAGATGAAGAAGGCAATAAAGAGTATGAGAGGGCTTCTATCTGG